A part of Heliangelus exortis chromosome 3, bHelExo1.hap1, whole genome shotgun sequence genomic DNA contains:
- the EXOC8 gene encoding exocyst complex component 8 — translation MALALGEGGGSRLRRQLESGGFAAGEYVKQLSQQSDGDRDLQEHRQRIQALSEETAQSLKRNVYQNYRQFIETAREISYLESEMYQLSHILTEQKGIMEAVTQALLLQADRDDPSLGARRAAATDPFLPLSAKEAAASEEGRQRTLTTLLEKVEGCRDLLPESPGKYLVYNGDLVEYDADHMAQIQRVHAFLMNDCLLVATALPNRRGAYRYDALYPLDGLAVVNVKDNPPMKDMFKLLMFPESRIFQAENAKIKKEWLEVLEETKRNRVLSEKRRLEQEALPRPAPTPPESTNPFEEDEDEEEEEPSAEEEVVDLSLEWIQELPEDLDVCIAQRDFEGAVDLMDKLNEYLRDKPVSQPVKELRAKVDERVRQLTDVLVFELSPDRSLRGGPRATRRAVSQLIRLGQSTKACELFLKNRAAAVQTAIRQLRIEGATLLYIHKLCHVFFTSLLETAREFETDFAGNNGCYSAFVVWARSSMKMFVDAFSKQVFDSKESLSTAAECVKVAKEHCKQLSEIGLDLTFIIHALLVKDIKGALQSYKDIIIEATKHRNSEEMWRRMNLMTPEALGKLREEMRSCGVGSFDQYTGDDCWVNLSYTVVAFTKQTMAFLEEALKLYFPELHMVLLESLVEIILVAVQHVDYSLRCEQDPEKKAFIRQNASFLYETVLPVVEKRFEEGVGKPAKQLQDLRNASRLMRVNPESTTSVV, via the exons ATGGCGTTGGCgctgggagaagggggagggagcCGGCTGCGTCGGCAGCTGGAGTCGGGGGGTTTCGCGGCGGGGGAGTACGTGAAGCAGTTGTCGCAGCAGTCGGATGGGGACCGGGACCTGCAGGAGCACCGGCAGCGCATCCAAGCGCTGAGTGAGGAGACGGCCCAGAGCCTGAAGCGCAACGTCTACCAGAACTACCGGCAGTTCATCGAGACGGCGCGGGAGATCAGCTACCTGGAGAGCGAGATGTACCAGCTCAGCCACATCCTCACCGAGCAGAAGGGCATCATGGAGGCCGTCACCCAGGCCCTGCTCCTCCAGGCCGACCGCGACGACCCCTCCCTGGGTGCCCGCCGGGCGGCTGCCACCGACCCCTTCCTGCCGCTCTCGGCCAAGGAGGCGGCGGCCAGCGAGGAGGGGAGGCAGCGCACCCTCACCACCCTCCTGGAGAAGGTAGAGGGCTGCCGCGACCTCCTGCCCGAGAGCCCCGGCAAGTACCTGGTGTACAACGGCGACCTGGTGGAGTACGACGCTGACCACATGGCGCAGATCCAGCGGGTCCACGCTTTCCTGATGAACGATTGCCTGCTGGTGGCCACCGCCCTGCCCAATCGCCGCGGTGCCTACCGCTACGATGCCCTCTACCCCCTGGATGGGCTGGCTGTGGTCAACGTCAAGGACAACCCCCCCATGAAGGACATGTTCAAGCTGCTCATGTTCCCGGAGAGCCGCATTTTCCAGGCTGAGAATGCCAAGATCAAGAAGGAGTGGTTGGAGGTCCTGGAGGAGACCAAGCGCAACCGGGTCCTCAGTGAGAAACGACGCTTGGAGCAGGAGGCCCTGCCCCGACCTGCCCCGACCCCTCCCGAATCCACCAACCCCTTCGAGGAGGAtgaggacgaggaggaggaagaaccttctgctgaggaggaggtggtTGACCTCTCACTGGAGTGGATCCAGGAGCTACCTGAGGACCTGGATGTCTGCATTGCACAGCGGGACTTCGAAGGGGCTGTGGACCTCATGGATAAACTCAACGAGTACCTGAGGGACAAACCCGTGAGCCAACCCGTGAAGGAGCTGCGGGCCAAGGTGGACGAGCGGGTCCGGCAGCTCACGGATGTGCTGGTGTTTGAGCTGTCCCCGGACCGCTCCTTGCGGGGAGGTCCCCGGGCCACCCGCCGGGCCGTCTCCCAGCTCATTCGGTTGGGTCAGTCCACCAAAGCTTGTGAGCTCTTCCTGAAGAACCGGGCAGCCGCCGTGCAGACCGCCATCCGACAGCTTCGCATCGAGGGGGCCACGCTGCTCTACATCCACAAGCTCTGCCACGTCTTCTTTACCAGCCTGCTAGAGACAGCCAGGGAGTTTGAGACAGATTTCGCTGGTAACAACGGCTGCTACTCGGCCTTTGTTGTCTGGGCCCGCTCGTCCATGAAGATGTTTGTAGATGCCTTCAGTAAGCAAGTATTTGATAGTAAAGAGAGTTTGTCAACTGCAGCGGAGTGTGTCAAG GTAGCTAAAGAGCACTGCAAGCAGCTTAGTGAGATTGGACTGGATCTCACCTTCATCATTCATGCCCTCCTGGTGAAGGACATCAAAGGTGCTTTGCAGAGCTACAAAGACATCATCATTGAGGCCACCAAGCACCGAAACTCTGAGGAGATGTGGAGAAGGATGAACCTGATGACTCCAGAGGCTCTGGGGAAGCTGCGGGAGGAGATGCGGAGCTGCGGCGTGGGCAGTTTTGACCAATACACAGGGGATGACTGCTGGGTCAACCTTAGCTACACTGTAGTAGCTTTCACTAAGCAGACTATGGCCTTTTTGGAGGAAGctttaaagctttattttccagAGCTGCATATGGTTCTTCTGGAGAGTTTAGTGGAAATCATCCTGGTGGCTGTCCAGCATGTAGATTACAGTTTACGATGTGAACAGGACCCTGAGAAAAAAGCATTCATCAGGCAGAATGCATCCTTCCTCTATGAAACTGTCCTTCCTGTTGTGGAAAAAAGATTTGAGGAAGGAGTTGGAAAACCAGCCAAGCAGCTACAGGATCTGAGGAATGCTTCAAGGTTGATGCGTGTAAACCCAGAGAGTACCACCTCTGTGGTGTGA
- the RHOU gene encoding rho-related GTP-binding protein RhoU, whose product MAALGAAPRAAAEPMRGRPPLGREAPWRPLPGRAGRAYVTRRCGAGARDSGARGEARAAQPGSIPTPPLPPAPGAPDASLGKGYRAPGLASRRSRRLCRPSGAPHRSPAVAPRRSPAGVPGPRVAPRSAGLRVAARMPPQQEGEAGYISKPVPGGCEVPPVPPRRVRSGRAAAALGAALGGRCRAAGTGTGVAAGSGAGAAGGAEPRRSIKCVLVGDGAVGKTSLVVSYTTNGYPTEYIPTAFDNFSAVVSVDGKPVRLQLCDTAGQDEFDKLRPLCYTNTDIFLLCFSVVSPSSFQNVSEKWVPEIRCHCPKAPIILVGTQSDLREDVKVLIELDKCKEKPVSEEAAKLCAEEIKAVSYIECSALTQKNLKEVFDAAIVAGIQYSDTQQQPKKSKCRTPDKMKNLSKSWWKKYCCFV is encoded by the exons ATGGCGGCGCTCGGCGCGGCGCCGCGCGCTGCGGCGGAGCCAATGAGAGGGCGCCCCCCGCTCGGCCGCGAGGCGCCGTGGCGCCCCctgccgggccgggccgggcgggccTATGTCACGCGGCGGTGCGGGGCCGGCGCTCGGGATTCGGGAGCGCGGGGCGAGGCGAGAGCAGCGCAGCCGGGATCgatcccaaccccccccctcccacctgcTCCCGGAGCTCCCGACGCTTCCCTGGGAAAGGGCTATCGGGCCCCGGGGCTGGCTTCACGGAGGTCTCGCCGCCTTTGCCGCCCCAGCGGGGCCCCGCACCGTTCGCCCGCCGTCGCTCCCCGCCGCTCCCCGGCCGGCGTCCCCGGGCCGCGCGTTGCCCCCCGATCGGCGGGGCTCCGCGTCGCCGCGCGGATGCCGCCGCAGCAGGAAGGCGAGGCGGGCTACATCAGCAAACCGGTGCCGGGAGGCTGCGAGGTGCCGCCGGTGCCCCCGCGTAGGGTCCGCAGCGGacgggcggcggcggcgctggGGGCGGCGTTGGGCGGACGGTGCCGGGCggcggggaccgggaccggggTTGCGGCGGGGAGCGGAGCCGGAGCTGCGGGCGGAGCAGAACCGCGGCGGAGCATTAAATGCGTGCTGGTGGGGGACGGCGCCGTGGGGAAGACGAGTCTGGTGGTGAGCTACACCACTAACGGGTACCCCACCGAGTACATCCCCACCGCCTTCGACAACTTCTCCG CTGTCGTGTCTGTTGATGGCAAGCCGGTGAGACTGCAGCTCTGTGACACAGCGGGGCAG GACGAATTTGACAAGCTCAGACCTCTGTGCTACACCAACACGGATATCTTCTTGCTCTGCTTCAGCGTGGTGAGCCCCTCCTCCTTCCAGAACGTGAGTGAGAAGTGGGTTCCTGAAATCCGATGCCACTGCCCCAAGGCACCCATTATCCTGGTCGGGACCCAGTCGGACCTCCGGGAGGATGTCAAAGTTCTCATCGAGCTGGACAAGTGCAAAGAAAAACCGGTGTCTGAGGAGGCTGCAAAGCTCTGTgctgaggaaataaaagcagtgtCCTACATCGAGTGCTCTGCTTTGACTCAGAAAAACCTCAAGGAGGTCTTTGATGCAGCCATCGTGGCTGGAATTCAGTACTCGGATACCCAGCAGCAACCAAAGAAATCCAAGTGTAGGACTCCAGACAAGATGAAAAACCTCTCCAAATCCTGGtggaaaaaatactgctgttTTGTATAG